A window from Mus caroli chromosome 2, CAROLI_EIJ_v1.1, whole genome shotgun sequence encodes these proteins:
- the Tgm5 gene encoding protein-glutamine gamma-glutamyltransferase 5 isoform X4: protein MMTVECSMATGVRIMWTASTPQNGLAAWPSLSSGMPQAANQCAMGNAGSLLLSCAQVGVMRCLGIPTRVITNFDSGHDTDGNLIIDEYYDNTGRILENMKKDTVWNFHVWNECWMARKDLPPGYGGWQVLDATPQETSNGLYCCGPASVKAIKEGEIDLNYDTRFAFSMVNADCMSWLVYGGKEQKLHQDTATVGNFISTKSIQSDERDDITESYKYEEGSLQEREVFLKALEKLQATRSQGPHQANSNPFSSVPPRHNSARSPDSPSLQPSDVLQVSLKFELLDSPKMGQDINFVLLAVNMSPQFKDLKLNLSAQSLLHDGSPLVPFWQDTAFITLFPKEEKSYPCKILYSQYSQYLSTDKLIRISALGEEKNSPEKILVNKIITLTFPGIMINVLGAAFVNQPLTVQVVFSNPLSEPVEDCVLTLEGSGLFRKQQRVLIGVLKPHHKASITLKTVPFKSGQRQIQANLRSNRFKDIKGYKNVYVDIGL, encoded by the exons ATGATGACAGTGGAGTGCTCAATGGCAACTGGAGTGAGAATTATGTGGACGGCATCAACCCCGCAGAATGGACTGGCAGCGTGGCCATCCTTAAGCAGTGGCATGCCACAGGCTGCCAACCAGTGCGCTATGGGCAATGCTGGGTCTTTGCTGCTGTCATGTGCACAGGTAGGAG TGATGAGGTGCCTGGGGATCCCCACCCGCGTGATCACCAACTTTGACTCTGGCCATGACACCGATGGGAATCTGATCATTGATGAGTATTACGACAACACAGGCAGGATTCTGGAGAATATGAAGAAGGACACTGTCTG GAATTTCCATGTGTGGAATGAGTGTTGGATGGCACGCAAGGACCTCCCTCCTGGATATGGAGGCTGGCAGGTGCTCGATGCTACACCTCAGGAAACCAGCAATG GTCTCTACTGCTGTGGCCCTGCTTCTGTCAAAGCCATCAAAGAGGGAGAAATTGATCTAAACTATGACACACGCTTTGCATTTTCTATGGTGAATGCTGACTGCATGTCCTGGCTTGTCTATGGAGGGAAGGAGCAGAAACTTCACCAGGACACAGCTACTGTTGGGAATTTTATCAGCACCAAGAGCATCCAGAGTGACGAGCGTGATGACATCACTGAGAGCTACAAGTATGAAGAAG GTTCCCTTCAAGAGAGAGAGGTGTTCCTAAAGGCTCTGGAGAAGCTACAGGCTACAAGGTCTCAAGGGCCTCACCAAGCAAACTCCAATCCCTTCAGCTCTGTGCCACCAAGGCACAACAGCGCCAGGAGTCCTGATTCACCTTCCCTTCAACCCAGTGATGTCCTCCAGGTCTCTCTGAAGTTTGAGCTGCTCGACTCACCCAAAATGGGCCAAGACATAAACTTTGTCCTGTTGGCTGTCAATATGTCACCTCAGTTCAAGGATCTCAAACTCAACTTGAGTGCCCAGTCTCTGTTGCACGACGGCAGCCCCCTGGTTCCATTCTGGCAGGACACAGCATTCATCACACTGTTCCCTAAAGAAG AAAAGAGCTACCCTTGCAAAATCCTCTACTCACAGTACAGCCAGTATCTGTCGACGGACAAGCTAATCCGCATCAGTGCCCTGGGTGAAGAGAAGAACAGTCCTGAGAAAATCCTGGTGAACAAGATCATCACCTTGACTTTCCCCGGCATCATGATTAAT GTTCTAGGAGCCGCCTTTGTGAATCAGCCGCTCACAGTCCAGGTGGTCTTCTCAAACCCGCTCTCAGAGCCGGTTGAGGACTGTGTGCTGACCTTGGAAGGAAGTGGTCTCTTTAGAAAGCAGCAGAGAGTTCT CATCGGCGTCCTCAAACCCCATCACAAAGCCAGCATCACTCTGAAGACCGTCCCCTTCAAGAGTGGCCAAAGGCAGATCCAAGCTAATCTGAGGAGCAATAGGTTTAAAGACATCAAGGGCTACAAGAACGTGTACGTAGACATTGGCTTATAA
- the Tgm5 gene encoding protein-glutamine gamma-glutamyltransferase 5 isoform X1: MAQGCPITGLEVALTDLQSSQNNVQHHTEEISVDRLVVRRGQAFSITLYFKNRGFQPGMDSIMFVAETGPLPDLAKGTRAVFSFTGSGGPSPWIASLEANRANSLEVSLCAPPIAAVGRYLLKIRIDSYQGFVTAYQLGEFILLFNPWCPADAVYLESEPQRQEYVVNDYGFIYQGSKSWIRPCPWNYGQFEENIIDICLELLEKSLNFQVDPSTDCALRGSPVYISRVVCAMINSNDDSGVLNGNWSENYVDGINPAEWTGSVAILKQWHATGCQPVRYGQCWVFAAVMCTVMRCLGIPTRVITNFDSGHDTDGNLIIDEYYDNTGRILENMKKDTVWNFHVWNECWMARKDLPPGYGGWQVLDATPQETSNGLYCCGPASVKAIKEGEIDLNYDTRFAFSMVNADCMSWLVYGGKEQKLHQDTATVGNFISTKSIQSDERDDITESYKYEEGSLQEREVFLKALEKLQATRSQGPHQANSNPFSSVPPRHNSARSPDSPSLQPSDVLQVSLKFELLDSPKMGQDINFVLLAVNMSPQFKDLKLNLSAQSLLHDGSPLVPFWQDTAFITLFPKEEKSYPCKILYSQYSQYLSTDKLIRISALGEEKNSPEKILVNKIITLTFPGIMINVLGAAFVNQPLTVQVVFSNPLSEPVEDCVLTLEGSGLFRKQQRVLIGVLKPHHKASITLKTVPFKSGQRQIQANLRSNRFKDIKGYKNVYVDIGL; encoded by the exons ATGGCCCAAG GCTGCCCCATCACAGGACTAGAGGTGGCCCTCAcagacctccagagctcccagaacaATGTTCAGCACCACACGGAAGAGATCAGTGTTGACCGGCTTGTTGTCCGCCGAGGCCAGGCATTCTCCATCACCCTGTACTTTAAGAATCGGGGCTTCCAGCCAGGCATGGACAGTATCATGTTTGTGGCTGAGACTG GACCCTTGCCCGATCTGGCCAAAGGGACTCGGGCAGTATTCAGCTtcacaggcagtggtggcccaagCCCCTGGATTGCGTCCCTGGAAGCCAACAGGGCCAACTCCCTGGAAGTGAGCCTCTGTGCTCCTCCCATAGCAGCCGTGGGCCGATACCTCCTGAAAATTCGGATCGACTCCTACCAGGGTTTTGTCACTGCCTACCAGCTGGGGGAGTTCATCCTGCTCTTCAATCCCTGGTGCCCAG CGGATGCAGTGTATCTGGAGAGTGAACCCCAGAGGCAGGAGTATGTTGTGAACGATTATGGCTTCATCTACCAAGGGAGCAAGAGTTGGATCCGCCCATGCCCCTGGAACTATGGGCAG TTTGAAGAGAATATCATAGATATCTGCTTGGAGCTGCTAGAGAAGAGCCTGAACTTCCAGGTTGACCCATCCACAGACTGTGCCCTTCGAGGAAGCCCTGTCTACATCAGCAGAGTTGTGTGTGCCATG ATAAACAGCAATGATGACAGTGGAGTGCTCAATGGCAACTGGAGTGAGAATTATGTGGACGGCATCAACCCCGCAGAATGGACTGGCAGCGTGGCCATCCTTAAGCAGTGGCATGCCACAGGCTGCCAACCAGTGCGCTATGGGCAATGCTGGGTCTTTGCTGCTGTCATGTGCACAG TGATGAGGTGCCTGGGGATCCCCACCCGCGTGATCACCAACTTTGACTCTGGCCATGACACCGATGGGAATCTGATCATTGATGAGTATTACGACAACACAGGCAGGATTCTGGAGAATATGAAGAAGGACACTGTCTG GAATTTCCATGTGTGGAATGAGTGTTGGATGGCACGCAAGGACCTCCCTCCTGGATATGGAGGCTGGCAGGTGCTCGATGCTACACCTCAGGAAACCAGCAATG GTCTCTACTGCTGTGGCCCTGCTTCTGTCAAAGCCATCAAAGAGGGAGAAATTGATCTAAACTATGACACACGCTTTGCATTTTCTATGGTGAATGCTGACTGCATGTCCTGGCTTGTCTATGGAGGGAAGGAGCAGAAACTTCACCAGGACACAGCTACTGTTGGGAATTTTATCAGCACCAAGAGCATCCAGAGTGACGAGCGTGATGACATCACTGAGAGCTACAAGTATGAAGAAG GTTCCCTTCAAGAGAGAGAGGTGTTCCTAAAGGCTCTGGAGAAGCTACAGGCTACAAGGTCTCAAGGGCCTCACCAAGCAAACTCCAATCCCTTCAGCTCTGTGCCACCAAGGCACAACAGCGCCAGGAGTCCTGATTCACCTTCCCTTCAACCCAGTGATGTCCTCCAGGTCTCTCTGAAGTTTGAGCTGCTCGACTCACCCAAAATGGGCCAAGACATAAACTTTGTCCTGTTGGCTGTCAATATGTCACCTCAGTTCAAGGATCTCAAACTCAACTTGAGTGCCCAGTCTCTGTTGCACGACGGCAGCCCCCTGGTTCCATTCTGGCAGGACACAGCATTCATCACACTGTTCCCTAAAGAAG AAAAGAGCTACCCTTGCAAAATCCTCTACTCACAGTACAGCCAGTATCTGTCGACGGACAAGCTAATCCGCATCAGTGCCCTGGGTGAAGAGAAGAACAGTCCTGAGAAAATCCTGGTGAACAAGATCATCACCTTGACTTTCCCCGGCATCATGATTAAT GTTCTAGGAGCCGCCTTTGTGAATCAGCCGCTCACAGTCCAGGTGGTCTTCTCAAACCCGCTCTCAGAGCCGGTTGAGGACTGTGTGCTGACCTTGGAAGGAAGTGGTCTCTTTAGAAAGCAGCAGAGAGTTCT CATCGGCGTCCTCAAACCCCATCACAAAGCCAGCATCACTCTGAAGACCGTCCCCTTCAAGAGTGGCCAAAGGCAGATCCAAGCTAATCTGAGGAGCAATAGGTTTAAAGACATCAAGGGCTACAAGAACGTGTACGTAGACATTGGCTTATAA
- the Tgm5 gene encoding protein-glutamine gamma-glutamyltransferase 5 isoform X3 yields the protein MAQGLEVALTDLQSSQNNVQHHTEEISVDRLVVRRGQAFSITLYFKNRGFQPGMDSIMFVAETADAVYLESEPQRQEYVVNDYGFIYQGSKSWIRPCPWNYGQFEENIIDICLELLEKSLNFQVDPSTDCALRGSPVYISRVVCAMINSNDDSGVLNGNWSENYVDGINPAEWTGSVAILKQWHATGCQPVRYGQCWVFAAVMCTVMRCLGIPTRVITNFDSGHDTDGNLIIDEYYDNTGRILENMKKDTVWNFHVWNECWMARKDLPPGYGGWQVLDATPQETSNGLYCCGPASVKAIKEGEIDLNYDTRFAFSMVNADCMSWLVYGGKEQKLHQDTATVGNFISTKSIQSDERDDITESYKYEEGSLQEREVFLKALEKLQATRSQGPHQANSNPFSSVPPRHNSARSPDSPSLQPSDVLQVSLKFELLDSPKMGQDINFVLLAVNMSPQFKDLKLNLSAQSLLHDGSPLVPFWQDTAFITLFPKEEKSYPCKILYSQYSQYLSTDKLIRISALGEEKNSPEKILVNKIITLTFPGIMINVLGAAFVNQPLTVQVVFSNPLSEPVEDCVLTLEGSGLFRKQQRVLIGVLKPHHKASITLKTVPFKSGQRQIQANLRSNRFKDIKGYKNVYVDIGL from the exons ATGGCCCAAG GACTAGAGGTGGCCCTCAcagacctccagagctcccagaacaATGTTCAGCACCACACGGAAGAGATCAGTGTTGACCGGCTTGTTGTCCGCCGAGGCCAGGCATTCTCCATCACCCTGTACTTTAAGAATCGGGGCTTCCAGCCAGGCATGGACAGTATCATGTTTGTGGCTGAGACTG CGGATGCAGTGTATCTGGAGAGTGAACCCCAGAGGCAGGAGTATGTTGTGAACGATTATGGCTTCATCTACCAAGGGAGCAAGAGTTGGATCCGCCCATGCCCCTGGAACTATGGGCAG TTTGAAGAGAATATCATAGATATCTGCTTGGAGCTGCTAGAGAAGAGCCTGAACTTCCAGGTTGACCCATCCACAGACTGTGCCCTTCGAGGAAGCCCTGTCTACATCAGCAGAGTTGTGTGTGCCATG ATAAACAGCAATGATGACAGTGGAGTGCTCAATGGCAACTGGAGTGAGAATTATGTGGACGGCATCAACCCCGCAGAATGGACTGGCAGCGTGGCCATCCTTAAGCAGTGGCATGCCACAGGCTGCCAACCAGTGCGCTATGGGCAATGCTGGGTCTTTGCTGCTGTCATGTGCACAG TGATGAGGTGCCTGGGGATCCCCACCCGCGTGATCACCAACTTTGACTCTGGCCATGACACCGATGGGAATCTGATCATTGATGAGTATTACGACAACACAGGCAGGATTCTGGAGAATATGAAGAAGGACACTGTCTG GAATTTCCATGTGTGGAATGAGTGTTGGATGGCACGCAAGGACCTCCCTCCTGGATATGGAGGCTGGCAGGTGCTCGATGCTACACCTCAGGAAACCAGCAATG GTCTCTACTGCTGTGGCCCTGCTTCTGTCAAAGCCATCAAAGAGGGAGAAATTGATCTAAACTATGACACACGCTTTGCATTTTCTATGGTGAATGCTGACTGCATGTCCTGGCTTGTCTATGGAGGGAAGGAGCAGAAACTTCACCAGGACACAGCTACTGTTGGGAATTTTATCAGCACCAAGAGCATCCAGAGTGACGAGCGTGATGACATCACTGAGAGCTACAAGTATGAAGAAG GTTCCCTTCAAGAGAGAGAGGTGTTCCTAAAGGCTCTGGAGAAGCTACAGGCTACAAGGTCTCAAGGGCCTCACCAAGCAAACTCCAATCCCTTCAGCTCTGTGCCACCAAGGCACAACAGCGCCAGGAGTCCTGATTCACCTTCCCTTCAACCCAGTGATGTCCTCCAGGTCTCTCTGAAGTTTGAGCTGCTCGACTCACCCAAAATGGGCCAAGACATAAACTTTGTCCTGTTGGCTGTCAATATGTCACCTCAGTTCAAGGATCTCAAACTCAACTTGAGTGCCCAGTCTCTGTTGCACGACGGCAGCCCCCTGGTTCCATTCTGGCAGGACACAGCATTCATCACACTGTTCCCTAAAGAAG AAAAGAGCTACCCTTGCAAAATCCTCTACTCACAGTACAGCCAGTATCTGTCGACGGACAAGCTAATCCGCATCAGTGCCCTGGGTGAAGAGAAGAACAGTCCTGAGAAAATCCTGGTGAACAAGATCATCACCTTGACTTTCCCCGGCATCATGATTAAT GTTCTAGGAGCCGCCTTTGTGAATCAGCCGCTCACAGTCCAGGTGGTCTTCTCAAACCCGCTCTCAGAGCCGGTTGAGGACTGTGTGCTGACCTTGGAAGGAAGTGGTCTCTTTAGAAAGCAGCAGAGAGTTCT CATCGGCGTCCTCAAACCCCATCACAAAGCCAGCATCACTCTGAAGACCGTCCCCTTCAAGAGTGGCCAAAGGCAGATCCAAGCTAATCTGAGGAGCAATAGGTTTAAAGACATCAAGGGCTACAAGAACGTGTACGTAGACATTGGCTTATAA
- the Tgm5 gene encoding protein-glutamine gamma-glutamyltransferase 5 isoform X2: MAQGLEVALTDLQSSQNNVQHHTEEISVDRLVVRRGQAFSITLYFKNRGFQPGMDSIMFVAETGPLPDLAKGTRAVFSFTGSGGPSPWIASLEANRANSLEVSLCAPPIAAVGRYLLKIRIDSYQGFVTAYQLGEFILLFNPWCPADAVYLESEPQRQEYVVNDYGFIYQGSKSWIRPCPWNYGQFEENIIDICLELLEKSLNFQVDPSTDCALRGSPVYISRVVCAMINSNDDSGVLNGNWSENYVDGINPAEWTGSVAILKQWHATGCQPVRYGQCWVFAAVMCTVMRCLGIPTRVITNFDSGHDTDGNLIIDEYYDNTGRILENMKKDTVWNFHVWNECWMARKDLPPGYGGWQVLDATPQETSNGLYCCGPASVKAIKEGEIDLNYDTRFAFSMVNADCMSWLVYGGKEQKLHQDTATVGNFISTKSIQSDERDDITESYKYEEGSLQEREVFLKALEKLQATRSQGPHQANSNPFSSVPPRHNSARSPDSPSLQPSDVLQVSLKFELLDSPKMGQDINFVLLAVNMSPQFKDLKLNLSAQSLLHDGSPLVPFWQDTAFITLFPKEEKSYPCKILYSQYSQYLSTDKLIRISALGEEKNSPEKILVNKIITLTFPGIMINVLGAAFVNQPLTVQVVFSNPLSEPVEDCVLTLEGSGLFRKQQRVLIGVLKPHHKASITLKTVPFKSGQRQIQANLRSNRFKDIKGYKNVYVDIGL, encoded by the exons ATGGCCCAAG GACTAGAGGTGGCCCTCAcagacctccagagctcccagaacaATGTTCAGCACCACACGGAAGAGATCAGTGTTGACCGGCTTGTTGTCCGCCGAGGCCAGGCATTCTCCATCACCCTGTACTTTAAGAATCGGGGCTTCCAGCCAGGCATGGACAGTATCATGTTTGTGGCTGAGACTG GACCCTTGCCCGATCTGGCCAAAGGGACTCGGGCAGTATTCAGCTtcacaggcagtggtggcccaagCCCCTGGATTGCGTCCCTGGAAGCCAACAGGGCCAACTCCCTGGAAGTGAGCCTCTGTGCTCCTCCCATAGCAGCCGTGGGCCGATACCTCCTGAAAATTCGGATCGACTCCTACCAGGGTTTTGTCACTGCCTACCAGCTGGGGGAGTTCATCCTGCTCTTCAATCCCTGGTGCCCAG CGGATGCAGTGTATCTGGAGAGTGAACCCCAGAGGCAGGAGTATGTTGTGAACGATTATGGCTTCATCTACCAAGGGAGCAAGAGTTGGATCCGCCCATGCCCCTGGAACTATGGGCAG TTTGAAGAGAATATCATAGATATCTGCTTGGAGCTGCTAGAGAAGAGCCTGAACTTCCAGGTTGACCCATCCACAGACTGTGCCCTTCGAGGAAGCCCTGTCTACATCAGCAGAGTTGTGTGTGCCATG ATAAACAGCAATGATGACAGTGGAGTGCTCAATGGCAACTGGAGTGAGAATTATGTGGACGGCATCAACCCCGCAGAATGGACTGGCAGCGTGGCCATCCTTAAGCAGTGGCATGCCACAGGCTGCCAACCAGTGCGCTATGGGCAATGCTGGGTCTTTGCTGCTGTCATGTGCACAG TGATGAGGTGCCTGGGGATCCCCACCCGCGTGATCACCAACTTTGACTCTGGCCATGACACCGATGGGAATCTGATCATTGATGAGTATTACGACAACACAGGCAGGATTCTGGAGAATATGAAGAAGGACACTGTCTG GAATTTCCATGTGTGGAATGAGTGTTGGATGGCACGCAAGGACCTCCCTCCTGGATATGGAGGCTGGCAGGTGCTCGATGCTACACCTCAGGAAACCAGCAATG GTCTCTACTGCTGTGGCCCTGCTTCTGTCAAAGCCATCAAAGAGGGAGAAATTGATCTAAACTATGACACACGCTTTGCATTTTCTATGGTGAATGCTGACTGCATGTCCTGGCTTGTCTATGGAGGGAAGGAGCAGAAACTTCACCAGGACACAGCTACTGTTGGGAATTTTATCAGCACCAAGAGCATCCAGAGTGACGAGCGTGATGACATCACTGAGAGCTACAAGTATGAAGAAG GTTCCCTTCAAGAGAGAGAGGTGTTCCTAAAGGCTCTGGAGAAGCTACAGGCTACAAGGTCTCAAGGGCCTCACCAAGCAAACTCCAATCCCTTCAGCTCTGTGCCACCAAGGCACAACAGCGCCAGGAGTCCTGATTCACCTTCCCTTCAACCCAGTGATGTCCTCCAGGTCTCTCTGAAGTTTGAGCTGCTCGACTCACCCAAAATGGGCCAAGACATAAACTTTGTCCTGTTGGCTGTCAATATGTCACCTCAGTTCAAGGATCTCAAACTCAACTTGAGTGCCCAGTCTCTGTTGCACGACGGCAGCCCCCTGGTTCCATTCTGGCAGGACACAGCATTCATCACACTGTTCCCTAAAGAAG AAAAGAGCTACCCTTGCAAAATCCTCTACTCACAGTACAGCCAGTATCTGTCGACGGACAAGCTAATCCGCATCAGTGCCCTGGGTGAAGAGAAGAACAGTCCTGAGAAAATCCTGGTGAACAAGATCATCACCTTGACTTTCCCCGGCATCATGATTAAT GTTCTAGGAGCCGCCTTTGTGAATCAGCCGCTCACAGTCCAGGTGGTCTTCTCAAACCCGCTCTCAGAGCCGGTTGAGGACTGTGTGCTGACCTTGGAAGGAAGTGGTCTCTTTAGAAAGCAGCAGAGAGTTCT CATCGGCGTCCTCAAACCCCATCACAAAGCCAGCATCACTCTGAAGACCGTCCCCTTCAAGAGTGGCCAAAGGCAGATCCAAGCTAATCTGAGGAGCAATAGGTTTAAAGACATCAAGGGCTACAAGAACGTGTACGTAGACATTGGCTTATAA